One window from the genome of Bacteroidales bacterium encodes:
- a CDS encoding RNA methyltransferase encodes MITSTQNPRIKNILKLDKARERREQNLFVIEGGREISLAIAGGYTFHSLYVCDELLSIEGRSLVKKLPVPAESISRTVFEKIAYRGQSDGIIAIAIPKQLQLSGIRLSEKPFIIVLEAVEKPGNLGAILRTADAARTDAVIVCDPQTDIYNPNTIRSSIGCVFTQQVITCTSEEALQWMKQSGIRVHAAELTASEWYHQADFTQPSAIVMGTEAEGLTGFWLDHADNRIKIPMRGRIDSLNVSVSTAIMTFEAMRQRDFK; translated from the coding sequence TTGATCACCAGTACACAAAACCCGCGTATCAAGAATATCCTGAAACTGGATAAAGCCCGCGAGCGCCGTGAGCAAAATCTGTTTGTGATTGAAGGTGGTCGTGAAATTTCACTGGCCATAGCAGGCGGATATACATTCCATAGCCTGTATGTATGTGATGAATTGCTCTCTATAGAAGGTAGATCCCTGGTAAAAAAACTGCCTGTACCGGCAGAATCAATAAGCCGGACGGTTTTCGAGAAAATAGCATACCGGGGACAGTCAGACGGGATCATTGCCATAGCGATTCCGAAGCAGTTACAATTGTCCGGCATAAGGTTATCAGAAAAGCCATTCATTATTGTACTGGAAGCGGTTGAAAAGCCCGGTAACCTCGGGGCCATTCTTCGTACCGCAGATGCGGCCCGTACAGATGCTGTTATCGTATGTGATCCACAGACCGATATCTATAACCCGAATACCATCCGGTCCAGTATCGGGTGTGTATTTACACAGCAGGTGATCACCTGTACTTCCGAAGAAGCCCTTCAATGGATGAAACAGTCAGGTATCCGTGTACATGCAGCAGAACTCACCGCCTCCGAATGGTACCATCAGGCCGATTTTACGCAACCGTCCGCTATCGTGATGGGAACCGAAGCGGAAGGACTGACCGGTTTTTGGCTCGATCATGCCGATAACCGAATAAAAATACCGATGCGGGGACGCATCGATTCTTTGAATGTGTCCGTATCGACCGCTATCATGACTTTCGAAGCCATGCGTCAAAGAGATTTTAAATGA
- a CDS encoding sodium:solute symporter: MMNAILLLTVFVIYTLFIFLISWITSRKANEDSFYRGNRRSPWYVVAYGMIGASLSGVTFLSQPGWVKDTQFSYMMVVLGYVVGYAVIALVLLPLYYRLNLTSIYTYLQQRFGNHTYKTGASFFILSRGVGSAMRMFLTVYILYLFVFQHWGIPFWLVSMIFVLLILLYTYRGGIKTIVWTDTLQTTFMLLSVIISIYLISKEMGWNFSGLFTQVKESEYSTMVVTEWTDRRFYLKQFLSGIFITIVMTGLDQDMMQKNLSCRTLREAQKNMFTLGGILVPINLMFLTLGAVLMMYAQANNIQIIATDSLFADIAINHLGTFAGIVFIIGLISAAYSSADGTLTALTTSFCIDIIGLDHRGFSEQKKKYFRYLVHFTFAFLSFLLIIGLKQLDNKAIIDRFFTIAGYTYGPLLGLFAFGLYSKYKVYDRLVPFIAIASPVITYFLDRYSEQWFWGYKFGFELLIVNGLITFTGLLLCRKKNLL; this comes from the coding sequence ATGATGAACGCCATCCTCCTCCTTACTGTTTTTGTCATTTATACCCTGTTCATCTTCCTGATCAGTTGGATCACCTCGCGCAAAGCTAATGAAGACAGCTTTTACCGGGGTAACCGAAGATCACCCTGGTACGTGGTGGCATACGGTATGATCGGTGCATCCCTCTCGGGAGTTACCTTCCTGTCTCAACCGGGATGGGTAAAGGATACACAGTTCTCTTACATGATGGTTGTACTAGGTTATGTAGTAGGTTATGCTGTTATCGCCCTTGTGTTACTGCCGCTTTATTACAGGCTGAACCTGACGTCTATATATACTTACCTGCAACAACGCTTCGGAAATCATACCTATAAAACAGGCGCTTCGTTCTTCATTCTTTCTCGGGGAGTTGGTTCCGCTATGCGTATGTTCCTGACAGTATACATATTGTACCTGTTCGTATTCCAGCATTGGGGTATTCCTTTCTGGCTGGTAAGCATGATCTTTGTACTGCTCATATTACTTTATACTTACAGAGGCGGTATCAAGACCATCGTATGGACAGACACGCTGCAAACCACTTTCATGCTTCTGTCGGTCATCATATCCATATACCTGATCAGTAAAGAAATGGGGTGGAACTTTTCAGGATTGTTCACCCAAGTAAAAGAAAGTGAATATTCAACAATGGTCGTTACCGAATGGACCGACCGTCGTTTTTACCTGAAACAATTCCTTAGCGGAATATTCATCACCATTGTAATGACAGGGCTGGATCAGGATATGATGCAGAAAAACCTCAGTTGCCGTACGCTTCGCGAAGCACAGAAAAACATGTTTACGCTTGGTGGGATCCTGGTACCGATCAATCTGATGTTCCTGACATTAGGTGCTGTTCTTATGATGTATGCACAAGCCAATAATATTCAAATTATTGCTACCGACAGCCTGTTCGCGGATATCGCCATCAATCACCTGGGTACCTTTGCCGGAATCGTATTTATTATCGGACTGATATCTGCCGCTTATTCCAGTGCCGACGGCACATTAACCGCATTAACGACTTCATTCTGCATTGATATCATTGGATTGGATCACCGCGGATTCTCCGAACAAAAGAAGAAATACTTCCGTTACCTGGTACATTTTACCTTTGCTTTTTTGTCATTCCTACTGATCATCGGATTGAAGCAACTCGACAATAAAGCTATCATCGACCGTTTTTTTACTATTGCCGGCTATACTTACGGTCCATTGCTCGGATTATTTGCCTTCGGCCTGTATTCCAAATACAAGGTATACGACCGGCTTGTCCCTTTCATTGCCATAGCTTCTCCTGTCATTACCTATTTCCTCGACCGTTATTCCGAACAGTGGTTCTGGGGTTATAAATTTGGATTCGAGTTATTAATTGTGAATGGCCTGATTACATTTACAGGATTACTGTTATGTAGGAAAAAGAATCTATTGTAA